DNA from Immundisolibacter sp.:
GACCGATTTCGAGCGCGCTCATCCCACGCCCGCGCAAAAACACCGTCCAGTACGGCACCATCGCGCCCAGAATGGCGAAATAGAACAGGTAGAAAGCCGACAGTCGCCAATAGGGCAACGCCGACCGTGCGTCAGTCGCCAATCGAGCCGGGGATGATCGGGGTAACCGATACCACGCCCGCGTTTTGCGCCTGCTGACGCAGCAGGTGATCCATAAGCACCAGTGCCAGCATCGCCTCGGCGATCGGCACCGCTCGAATGCCGACGCACGGGTCGTGGCGACCGGTGGTGACGATATCGGTGTCCGCACCGTGCACGTCCACCGTGCGACCCGGCAGGCGAATGCTGGAAGTCGGCTTCAGCGCCAGGCTGACCGTAATATCCTGACCGCTGGAGATGCCGCCCAAAACGCCTCCGGCCCGGTTGCTCAGGAACCCGGCAGCGCTCATCTGGTCGCGGTGCTCGCTGCCCTTTTGCCGCACCACCTCGAAACCGGCGCCGATCTCGACCCCTTTGACGGCGTTGATGCCCATCATGGCGTGCGCGATGTCGGCATCCAGGCGGTCGAACACCGGCTCGCCCAGGCCCGGCTGCACGCCGCTGGCAACCACGTTCACCCGCGCACCGACCGAATCGCCATCGCGGCGCAGCAGCGTAATGGCCGCTTCCAGCTCCGGCACACGGGACGGGTCAGGACAGAAAAACGGGTTCTCGTGCACCGCAGCCCAATCGCGCAGCGCGAGCGCGATGTCGCCCATTTGCGCCAGATAGCCGCGGATAAGAATGCCGCGTCCGGCCAGGTATTTGCGCGCTACCGCGCCAGCCGCCACCCGGGCGGCGGTTTCGCGGGCCGACGAACGCCCGCCGCCACGGTGGTCGCGGTGGGCGAATTTTTGCTGGTAGGTGTAGTCGGCATGACCGGGCCGAAACTTGTCCTTGATCGCCTCGTAATCACGCGATCGATGGTCGGTATTGCGAATCAGCAGACCAATCGGCGTGCCGGTGGTCAGGCCCTCGAACACGCCGGACAGGATCTCCACCTGGTCGGCTTCCTGGCGCTGGGTGGTGAAACGCGAGGTTCCGGGCCGGCGCCGGTCCAGGTCGGGTTGAATGTCGGCCTCGGCCAGTGGCAGACCGGGCGGACAGCCATCGATGATGGCGCCCAGCGCCGGGCCGTGGCTCTCGCCAAAGGTTGTGACGGCAAACAGTCGGCCGAAGGTATTGCCGGACATGGACCCCTCAGGTAACGAAGTGCACCGCCACCTCGGCGATGTTTGGCAGCAGGCGTATCGGCGCGCACAGTTGCTCGGCCAATGCCTGGGCAGACCGGGTATCGGTGGTTACGGCAAGCGGCAGGTGCAGTTCCACGCCAATGCGGTCGGCATCGTAGTGCAGCTGGACCCGCTTCACCTGCTCGGCGCTGGGCAGGCCGGCAATGGTGCTGCGGATTTTCTGCTCCAGATCCGCCCGCAACGGCAGGGTACGACCGCGCTCGAAGGACTGATCGTCCTCGGTGTCGATGTGTACCAGCACGTCGCTGACCTCGTCGAGATCTGCGATCAGGCGCTCGCGGATGTGCTCGGCAATGCGATGTCCCTCGGACACACTGATGTGCGGATTAACCTGCACGTGCACGTCCACCAGCGCGTCGGGGCCGGCCTGGCGGGTGCGTAGCAAGTGCAGGTCGTGCACTCCCTCCACGTCGCGAATAGCCGCGCGAATGGCAGCTACCCGGTCGCGCGACAGGGCCACGTCGGCCAGCTCCGACACTGACTGCCACAGCAGTTGCCAGCCGACACGGGCGATCAGCACCGACACGCCGATGGCGGCCACCGGATCCAGATACGGCATGCCCAACAGGCTGCCGCCCACACCCAGCAGCACCACCAGAGAGGAAATCGAGTCGGTGCGCTGGTGCCAGGCGTTTGCCTCCAGCATGCGCGAGCGCGTTTCGCGGCCGACCCGCAAGGTATAGCGATAGATCCATTCCTTGAGCCCGATCGCAATCACGGCGACCAGCAAGGTGGCCGGCTCCGGCGGCATCAGCAAATCGCTACTGAGCAGTCGCTGGGCGGCGCTCAGCGTGATACCCGCGGCCGTTGCCAACAACACCGCGCCCAGAAAAACCGACACCAGCGTCTCGACCCGCCCATGGCCGTAGGGATGTTTGCTGTCGGGAGCACGCGAACCCTCGCGGGCGCCGTACAGCACCGCCATGTCGCTGAACAGGTCAGCGCTGGAGTCGATGGCGTCGGCGATCAGTGCCTGCGAGTGGCCGAAGATACCGCCGGTGAACTTGATAATGGCCAGAAACAGGTTGATGCCAGCCGCGAACAACGTGACCCGGCGACCGGCCTGGTAGCGGCGGCTGCCCTCAGGACTGGCGGTGGTCGTCGGCATCGCTACCCACCTCAAGAATGATGGTCACCACGCCGTCGCGTTCAAAACTGTCGATGTGCCGATGACCGTTTATGCGGCACCAGGCGGGAATATCGGCCAGCACCCCGTGATCGGTGCACTGCACCTCCAGCACGTCGCCGGGCGCGAGGTCGCGGATCTTCGCCTGCGTGCGCAACACCGGCATTGGGCACAGAAGGTAACGGGCGTCGAGGGTATGATGGGCCATAGCTTGGAGGAGTGTGTTGACGGGTCGTTGCGCCCGCCGCCGCCCCTCACTGAGGGTCGAAAGAGCGCAGAAGGATAGCGCGTCAGTCCATGCCCGGTCACTGTGCCAACGCCTCTGTCACCCGCCCACCCGCGGCGGTCACGGGTTTGATTCTTGCCGGCGGGCGCGGTAGCCGCCTGGGCGGTATCGACAAAGGCCTGCTGCCAATCGACGGCGTGCCACTGGTGCAGCGTGTGGCGCAGCGTCTCGCGCCACAGGTGGACAGCCTGCTGGTCAGCGCCAATCGCAACCTCGACGTCTATCGCGCCCTGGGTTTTCGCGTGCTCGAGGATGGCCCGTTTCTGGATGCCGGTCCGCTGGCCGGCCTGCGCGTCGGCCTGCAGGTCTGCGCCACATCCTGGTTGCTGGCAACACCGTGCGACATGCCGTATCTGCCGACGGATCTTTGTCAGCGGCTGCTGAATGCGGCGGCACCGAGCGACCGGCGCGCCCGCGTGCCCTTCGACGGTGTGCGCCACCACTACGCCTGCGTGCTGCTGCCCAAAACGGCACTGGCGCAGGTCGAGCATTGCCTGGACGACGGCCGGCGACGCGTGCAGGATCTATTACAGACCATCGGCTGGCTTG
Protein-coding regions in this window:
- the aroC gene encoding chorismate synthase — protein: MSGNTFGRLFAVTTFGESHGPALGAIIDGCPPGLPLAEADIQPDLDRRRPGTSRFTTQRQEADQVEILSGVFEGLTTGTPIGLLIRNTDHRSRDYEAIKDKFRPGHADYTYQQKFAHRDHRGGGRSSARETAARVAAGAVARKYLAGRGILIRGYLAQMGDIALALRDWAAVHENPFFCPDPSRVPELEAAITLLRRDGDSVGARVNVVASGVQPGLGEPVFDRLDADIAHAMMGINAVKGVEIGAGFEVVRQKGSEHRDQMSAAGFLSNRAGGVLGGISSGQDITVSLALKPTSSIRLPGRTVDVHGADTDIVTTGRHDPCVGIRAVPIAEAMLALVLMDHLLRQQAQNAGVVSVTPIIPGSIGD
- a CDS encoding cation diffusion facilitator family transporter, producing the protein MPTTTASPEGSRRYQAGRRVTLFAAGINLFLAIIKFTGGIFGHSQALIADAIDSSADLFSDMAVLYGAREGSRAPDSKHPYGHGRVETLVSVFLGAVLLATAAGITLSAAQRLLSSDLLMPPEPATLLVAVIAIGLKEWIYRYTLRVGRETRSRMLEANAWHQRTDSISSLVVLLGVGGSLLGMPYLDPVAAIGVSVLIARVGWQLLWQSVSELADVALSRDRVAAIRAAIRDVEGVHDLHLLRTRQAGPDALVDVHVQVNPHISVSEGHRIAEHIRERLIADLDEVSDVLVHIDTEDDQSFERGRTLPLRADLEQKIRSTIAGLPSAEQVKRVQLHYDADRIGVELHLPLAVTTDTRSAQALAEQLCAPIRLLPNIAEVAVHFVT
- a CDS encoding sulfurtransferase TusA family protein encodes the protein MAHHTLDARYLLCPMPVLRTQAKIRDLAPGDVLEVQCTDHGVLADIPAWCRINGHRHIDSFERDGVVTIILEVGSDADDHRQS
- the mobA gene encoding molybdenum cofactor guanylyltransferase MobA; this encodes MPGHCANASVTRPPAAVTGLILAGGRGSRLGGIDKGLLPIDGVPLVQRVAQRLAPQVDSLLVSANRNLDVYRALGFRVLEDGPFLDAGPLAGLRVGLQVCATSWLLATPCDMPYLPTDLCQRLLNAAAPSDRRARVPFDGVRHHYACVLLPKTALAQVEHCLDDGRRRVQDLLQTIGWLEVDFAEDLDVTDPGASSQHPRRAFSNINTAADLAALGFRTDLP